A region of the Microbacterium sp. SL75 genome:
TGACGGCACACGAACTCGGCTCCGGGGCGGGCACTGCGCCACCCCACCTGCTGGCCGAACCACTCGCCCCACTGGTCGGAACCGAGGTACACGCTGTCCTGGACCCAGTGCGGCGAGCCGTCCCACTTGCGCCACTCGAACATCAGGCGGGTGCCGGGGGCGGGTCGAGGATCCATGCTCGGAGTCTAAAACGCGCTCGGGCGCCGGCGTCTCGCTCGACGCCGAAGCATCGCGGTGCCGCGTCCGTCCCGCCGGACGCGGGTCTACGCTGAAACACGTGCTGGAACCCGCGGAAGACGTCGTGCCGCGCCTGCGCGTGATCACGCGCGAGCTGCCCCCCATGGACGATGTCCTGGCCTACACCACCCCCTACGACCCCTTGTTCTGGAGTCGTCGCGGCGAGTCCCTCGCCGCCTTCGGCGACCTGCTGACCCTGCGCTACACCGGGGAGCAGCCCGGCGATGCCACCGTCTCGGAGCGCTGGCGCGCGATCGCGGCCGCGGCGGAGGTCGACGACCCCGTGCAGCTTCCCGGAACAGGTCTCGTGGCCTTCGGGTCGTTCGTGTTCGATCCGCAGTCCGAGCGCGAGAACGTCCTGCGCGTCCCCGGCATGATCGTCGGCCGTCACAGCGGGCGTGCCTGGGTGACCCGCCTCGCTTTCGACGACACCCCCGACGAGCCCGAACCCGAGCTCCCACCCCGCTCCCCCTTCGGTCCGCACTGGTCCGCGACTCTCGGCCCGGGCCTGCAGACGGCGGAGGGATATCAGGATGCCGTCCGCCAGGGAATCGAGGCGATCGGTCGCCGCGAGGTGGGCAAGGTCGTCCTGGCGCGCGACATCACCGGAACCGTTCCCGCCGGCTCCGACCTGCGACGCCTCGTCCGCTCCCTCCTCGAGGGGTACCCGGACTGCTGGGTCTTCGCCGTCGACGGCCTGATCGGCGCGAGCCCCGAGACCCTCGTCACCGTCTCGGGCGGAACCGTGACCGCTCGCGTCCTCGCCGGCACCGTGGCGCGCGGCGGCGACGCCGACGCCGATGTCGCGGCATCCATCGCTCTCGCCCGGAGCACGAAGGACCAGGACGAACACCGGTTCGCCGTGCAGAGCGTCTTGAAAGCCCTCACTCCCCATACCTCGGCCCTCGCCGCCGCCGACGAGCCCTTCACTCTCAAACTCCCGAACGTCTGGCACCTCGCCACCGATGTCGAGGGCGAGCTGAGCGAGGATGCTTCGTCCCTCGACCTGCTCTCGGTCCTGCACCCGACGGCCGCGGTCGCGGGTACGCCCACCGCCGCGGCCATGGACGTCATCCGTCGCCTCGAGCCCTTCGACCGCGGCCGCTACGCCGGCGCGGTCGGCTGGACCGCTGCCTCGGGCGACGGCGAGTGGGCGATCGCTCTGCGATGCGCGCAGATCGATCGCGCCGCCCCCTCGTCGCCCACCGCGCCGATCACCGCCTACGCCGGAGCGGGCATCGTCGCCGACAGCGTGCCGGAGTCGGAGCTGCTCGAGACGCGCGTGAAGTTCCGCCCGATCGTGGAGGCGCTGGCCTGACTCAGGAGTTCGCGAGCCGCTGCTTCTCGACCTCGACGTCATAGTCTGCCGCGGGCCACTGCGGGTCGATGTCTTCGAGGGCGTCGATCAGCAACTGCTGAACAGCGAGGCGGGCGTACCACTTGCGGTCCGCAGGAACGACGTGCCAGGGAGCGATCGGCGTCGACGTGCGTTCGATCGCGACCTGGTACGCGTCCATGTAGGCGTCCCAGAGCTTTCGCTCATCGACGTCGGACGGGTTGTACTTCCAGTGCTTGTCGGGGCGCGCGAGCCGTTCGCCGAGGCGCTCGCGCTGCTCGTCCTTCGAGATGTGGAGCATGACCTTGACCACGCGGATGCCCATCTCGGCCGCCTGCGCTTCGAACGACACGATGGCGCCGTAGCGGCGCTCGATCTCCTCGGGCGGGGCGAGTTCGCGCACCCGTCCGATCAGCACGTCCTCGTAGTGGGATCGGTCGAAGACGCCGAGGCGACCGGCATCCGGCAACCGCTTCTCGATGCGCCAGAGGAAGTCGTGCTCGAGCTCTTCGGCGGTGGGCTTCTTGAACGAGGCGAGCTCCACGCCCTGCGGGTCGACCGCTCCGACGACGTGCCGCACGATCCCGCCCTTGCCCGCGGTGTCCATCGCCTGCAGCACGAGCAGCACCGATCCCGTGGCGGTGCCTGCGACGCTCTGCGCGAAGAGACGCTCCTGCAGTCCCTCGAGCGGTGCACGGCCCGCCTCGAGGTCGGCTCGGCCGTCGTTCTTGTCGCCGTCGTAGCCGGGCGTCGAGCGGGGGTCGATGTCGACGAGGCGGAACCCGGGCTCCACCCGCAGGGCGTCGGCGGCGGGCGTGGACCAGCGATTCTTCGAGCTCATAGGCTCATGCTGCCGCGGCATCCGGGATCATCGCCACCCGTTGACGGCCCGGATTCAGCGCGGGAGGGGGACCTCGATCAGCTGCCGGCCGCCGGTAGGGGCGGTCAGCACCTGGTCGAGCGCGACGCGCGTGGTGCAGCGGTGGTACTCCCACCCGAAGGCGAGGGCGAGCTGCTCGAGACGGGCCGTATGCGGGGTGTACTGCACGCGGGCCATCGCGTCGTCGCCGGCGACCTCGGCCACCTCGAGACCGTCGAAGATCGTGCCCCCGCCGTCGTTTCCGACGACGACCTGCAGTCGCGGCTCCGTCTCGCCGGGAGGCAGCATCAGCGCGCCGATGTCGTGGAGGAAGGCGAGATCGCCGAGCAGCAGGCGCGTCACACCGGGGCGCTCCTCGACCTGGCTGGCCAGAGCGACACCTGTGGCCGTCGCGATCGTCCCGTCGATACCCGCGAGCCCCCGGTTGGAGTGCACGGCGACCTTCTTGCCGCCGAGCAGCTCGTCAGCGACACGCACGATGCGCGACGAACCGAAGACGAGACGGTCGTGCGGCCAGGTCGCCCGCCAGAGGGCGTCGACCAGGGCGGGGCGATCGAGGGGCGCGCGCATGACCTCGACCTCGGCGTTGATCGCCCCGAGCCGCTCGTGCGGTACGGCGGAGGCGAGTCCGTCGGCGTCGGGGGCGGGCGGCGAGAGGTCGACGGTGCGGGCGCGAGAGGCGCGCATCCACTCCCCCAACCACGCGCGGTCGTTCTCGCCCGATCCGACGCGCACGGCGTCGACGGCCTGCGTCGTGCCGTTGAGGTTGACCGGTTCACCGGGTCCGCG
Encoded here:
- a CDS encoding isochorismate synthase, whose product is MDDVLAYTTPYDPLFWSRRGESLAAFGDLLTLRYTGEQPGDATVSERWRAIAAAAEVDDPVQLPGTGLVAFGSFVFDPQSERENVLRVPGMIVGRHSGRAWVTRLAFDDTPDEPEPELPPRSPFGPHWSATLGPGLQTAEGYQDAVRQGIEAIGRREVGKVVLARDITGTVPAGSDLRRLVRSLLEGYPDCWVFAVDGLIGASPETLVTVSGGTVTARVLAGTVARGGDADADVAASIALARSTKDQDEHRFAVQSVLKALTPHTSALAAADEPFTLKLPNVWHLATDVEGELSEDASSLDLLSVLHPTAAVAGTPTAAAMDVIRRLEPFDRGRYAGAVGWTAASGDGEWAIALRCAQIDRAAPSSPTAPITAYAGAGIVADSVPESELLETRVKFRPIVEALA
- a CDS encoding polyphosphate kinase 2 family protein, which produces MSSKNRWSTPAADALRVEPGFRLVDIDPRSTPGYDGDKNDGRADLEAGRAPLEGLQERLFAQSVAGTATGSVLLVLQAMDTAGKGGIVRHVVGAVDPQGVELASFKKPTAEELEHDFLWRIEKRLPDAGRLGVFDRSHYEDVLIGRVRELAPPEEIERRYGAIVSFEAQAAEMGIRVVKVMLHISKDEQRERLGERLARPDKHWKYNPSDVDERKLWDAYMDAYQVAIERTSTPIAPWHVVPADRKWYARLAVQQLLIDALEDIDPQWPAADYDVEVEKQRLANS